The following are encoded together in the Streptomyces tsukubensis genome:
- the araD gene encoding L-arabinonate dehydratase yields the protein MRQVHTPDDESARIAPGELRSHQWYGTEGLRSFSHRARTRQLGYLPEEHLGKPVIAILNTWSDINPCHVHLRDRAQAVKRGVWQAGGFPLEFPVSTLSETFQKPTPMLYRNMLAMETEELLRSYPVDGAVLLGGCDKTTPALLMGAASVDLPTVFVPAGPMLPGHWRSEVLGSGTDMWKYWDDRRAGLIGDCEMAELENGLARSAGHCMTMGTASTLTAAAEALGVTVAGASSIPAVDSGHERMAARSGLRIVELVRRQMKLSQLLTAEAYEDAVATVLALGGSTNAVIHLIAMAGRSGVKLTLDDFDRIARTVPVLANLRPGGKYLMEDFHFAGGLPAFLARLTDVLHLDRPTVEHDTLRAQLAGAQVHNSDVIRERSHALADEGGVAVLRGNLCPDGAVIKHIAAEPHLLRHTGPAVVFDTYQEMQRTINDPALALTPDHVLVLRNAGPKGGPGMPEYGMLPIPDYLLKQGVRDMVRISDARMSGTSYGACVLHIAPESFVGGPLALVRTGDPVMLDVAARLLHLDVSDEEMERRRAAWTPPPERYGRGYGALYQDQITQADTGCDFAFLARQGEVPEPYVG from the coding sequence ATGAGACAGGTACACACGCCGGACGACGAGAGCGCCCGTATCGCCCCCGGCGAACTGCGCAGCCACCAGTGGTACGGCACGGAGGGGCTGCGCTCGTTCAGCCACCGGGCCCGCACCCGCCAGCTCGGTTACCTGCCGGAGGAACACCTGGGCAAGCCGGTCATCGCGATCCTCAACACCTGGTCCGACATCAACCCCTGCCATGTCCACCTGCGCGACCGGGCGCAGGCGGTGAAGCGGGGCGTCTGGCAGGCGGGCGGGTTCCCACTCGAATTCCCGGTCTCCACGCTCTCCGAGACCTTCCAGAAGCCCACCCCGATGCTCTACCGCAACATGCTCGCGATGGAGACGGAGGAGCTGCTGCGTTCCTACCCCGTCGACGGCGCGGTGCTGCTCGGCGGCTGCGACAAGACGACCCCCGCGCTGCTGATGGGCGCCGCCTCCGTCGACCTGCCGACCGTCTTCGTGCCCGCAGGGCCGATGCTGCCGGGGCACTGGCGCAGCGAGGTCCTCGGCTCCGGCACGGACATGTGGAAGTACTGGGACGACAGACGGGCCGGACTCATCGGCGACTGCGAGATGGCAGAACTGGAGAACGGCCTCGCCCGCTCGGCAGGCCACTGCATGACCATGGGCACCGCCTCCACCCTGACGGCCGCCGCCGAGGCGCTCGGCGTGACCGTGGCAGGCGCCTCGTCCATCCCGGCCGTCGACTCGGGGCACGAGCGGATGGCCGCGCGCTCCGGTCTCCGGATCGTGGAACTGGTACGGCGGCAAATGAAGTTGTCACAGCTCCTCACCGCTGAGGCGTACGAGGACGCCGTCGCCACGGTCCTCGCCCTCGGCGGCTCCACCAACGCCGTCATCCATCTGATCGCGATGGCGGGCCGCTCCGGGGTGAAACTCACCCTGGACGACTTCGACCGGATCGCCCGCACCGTCCCCGTCCTCGCCAACCTCCGCCCCGGCGGAAAGTACCTGATGGAGGACTTCCACTTCGCCGGAGGGCTGCCCGCCTTCCTCGCGCGGCTCACCGACGTACTGCACCTGGACCGCCCCACCGTCGAGCACGACACCCTCCGCGCGCAGCTCGCCGGCGCACAGGTGCACAACAGCGACGTCATACGGGAGCGCTCCCACGCGCTGGCGGACGAGGGCGGAGTGGCGGTGCTGCGCGGCAACCTCTGTCCCGACGGCGCGGTGATCAAGCACATCGCCGCCGAGCCGCACCTGCTGCGCCACACAGGCCCCGCTGTCGTCTTCGACACCTACCAGGAGATGCAGCGCACCATCAACGACCCCGCACTGGCCCTCACCCCCGACCATGTGCTCGTGCTGCGCAACGCCGGACCGAAGGGAGGCCCCGGCATGCCCGAGTACGGCATGCTGCCCATCCCTGACTACCTGCTGAAGCAGGGCGTACGGGACATGGTGCGGATCTCCGACGCCCGGATGAGCGGCACCAGTTACGGGGCCTGCGTGCTGCACATCGCGCCGGAGTCCTTCGTCGGCGGGCCGCTCGCCCTGGTGCGCACCGGTGATCCGGTCATGCTGGACGTGGCGGCACGGCTGCTCCATCTCGACGTGTCCGACGAGGAAATGGAGCGGCGCAGGGCCGCGTGGACCCCGCCGCCCGAGCGTTACGGGCGCGGTTACGGAGCGCTCTACCAGGACCAGATCACCCAGGCCGACACCGGATGCGACTTCGCGTTCCTGGCCAGGCAGGGAGAAGTGCCAGAACCGTACGTGGGCTGA
- a CDS encoding ABC transporter substrate-binding protein: protein MKIPKTRRRRAAAVVSVTAALALTATACGDDGSGSGTEGSGKGEITFWDNNGGPRTAIWTEIIKDFEKKNPDIKVKYVPIPIADVQSKYDTAISGGGLPDVGGVGTAYLAGMVSQDALEPLDKRIKDSALKGRLVESMVKSVRSAAGRGDEVYSVPTSANNGVLWYRTDLFKQAGLEPPSTWDKFYAAADKLTDAKKNKFGYTIRGGAGSIAQALDALYGQSGITEFWKGDRTTLNDPKNVTALEKYAALYKKTTPAADVNNDFTKMVAQWDTGTIGMLNHNLGSFQDHVKALGEEKFAGIPAPVGDGGTRVQVSNPVDGLGLFKSSKNKTAAWKFIEFAAAHASNSKWNESAGAIPANTEAAKDPWIGETESTSLAAKTLTDGSTKIVELPYYLPDWNNISKADNEPEFQKVLLGKVTAKAFLDKMADELNAANKEWKERGNG from the coding sequence ATGAAGATTCCGAAGACGCGGCGCCGCCGCGCCGCGGCCGTGGTGTCCGTCACCGCGGCGCTCGCCCTGACCGCCACCGCCTGTGGCGACGACGGCAGCGGTTCAGGCACGGAAGGCAGCGGCAAGGGTGAGATCACCTTCTGGGACAACAACGGCGGTCCGCGCACCGCCATCTGGACCGAGATCATCAAGGACTTCGAGAAGAAGAACCCGGACATCAAGGTCAAGTACGTCCCGATCCCCATCGCCGACGTCCAGTCCAAGTACGACACGGCCATCTCCGGTGGCGGCCTGCCCGACGTGGGCGGGGTGGGCACCGCCTACCTCGCGGGCATGGTGTCGCAGGACGCCCTCGAACCGCTCGACAAGCGCATCAAGGACTCCGCGCTGAAGGGCAGGCTCGTCGAGAGCATGGTCAAGAGTGTCAGGTCGGCGGCCGGGCGGGGCGACGAGGTCTACTCCGTGCCTACCTCCGCCAACAACGGAGTGCTCTGGTACCGCACCGACCTGTTCAAGCAGGCCGGGCTGGAGCCGCCGAGCACCTGGGACAAGTTCTACGCGGCGGCGGACAAGCTCACCGACGCCAAGAAGAACAAGTTCGGCTACACGATCCGCGGGGGCGCCGGTTCCATCGCCCAGGCGCTCGACGCCCTCTACGGCCAGTCGGGCATCACGGAGTTCTGGAAGGGCGACAGAACGACCCTCAACGATCCGAAGAACGTCACCGCGCTGGAGAAGTACGCGGCGCTCTACAAGAAGACGACCCCCGCCGCCGACGTCAACAACGACTTCACCAAGATGGTCGCGCAGTGGGACACCGGCACCATCGGCATGCTCAACCACAACCTCGGCTCCTTCCAGGACCACGTGAAGGCACTGGGGGAGGAGAAGTTCGCCGGAATCCCCGCGCCCGTCGGGGACGGCGGTACACGGGTGCAGGTCTCCAACCCCGTGGACGGACTCGGCCTGTTCAAGTCGAGCAAGAACAAGACCGCCGCCTGGAAGTTCATCGAATTCGCCGCGGCCCACGCGTCGAACAGCAAGTGGAACGAGTCCGCGGGCGCCATACCCGCCAACACCGAGGCCGCGAAGGACCCGTGGATCGGTGAGACCGAGTCGACCTCACTCGCCGCCAAGACCCTCACCGACGGCTCCACCAAGATCGTCGAACTGCCGTACTACCTGCCCGACTGGAACAACATCAGCAAGGCCGACAACGAGCCGGAGTTCCAGAAGGTGCTCCTCGGCAAGGTCACGGCCAAGGCGTTCCTCGACAAGATGGCCGACGAGCTGAACGCGGCCAACAAGGAGTGGAAGGAACGCGGCAACGGCTGA
- a CDS encoding carbohydrate ABC transporter permease produces MTVVLTAKDSAASSRPGHGAQPPSARRRTGRGRPFDEVPRWQIYLPLGVYLLFTLIPFYWMLLFAVRPAGSTSPVPWPMTGEHFSKVWNERSFAVFFQNSMIVGVATLIATTLVALAGGYALARFDFRIKGAFMLALLCSQFIPGALMLVPLFEIFKNLQMINSLGSVVIAETVFQLPLSIILISGFIKNVPVTLEEAAWVDGCSRLKAFRAVVLPLLRPGLIAVGSFAFVHSWNHFLFALMFLSEQDKQTIPVGLNTLIGADSVDLGALAAGGVIAAVPVVIVFAFIQKWLITGFSAGAVKG; encoded by the coding sequence ATGACCGTCGTACTCACCGCGAAGGACAGTGCCGCCTCCTCCCGCCCCGGGCACGGAGCCCAGCCACCGTCCGCACGCCGCCGCACAGGGCGCGGGCGCCCCTTCGACGAGGTGCCCCGCTGGCAGATCTACCTGCCGCTCGGCGTCTACCTCCTCTTCACGCTCATCCCCTTCTACTGGATGCTCCTGTTCGCCGTACGGCCCGCGGGCTCCACCTCGCCGGTGCCCTGGCCGATGACGGGGGAGCACTTCTCCAAGGTCTGGAACGAGCGGAGCTTCGCCGTCTTCTTCCAGAACAGCATGATCGTCGGGGTCGCGACGCTGATCGCCACGACCCTGGTCGCCCTGGCGGGCGGCTACGCCCTGGCCCGGTTCGACTTCAGGATCAAGGGCGCCTTCATGCTGGCCCTGCTCTGCTCGCAGTTCATCCCTGGCGCCCTCATGCTCGTGCCGCTCTTCGAGATCTTCAAGAACCTCCAGATGATCAACTCTCTCGGCAGCGTCGTCATCGCGGAGACCGTCTTCCAACTGCCCCTCTCGATCATCCTGATCAGCGGCTTCATCAAGAACGTCCCGGTCACCCTGGAGGAGGCCGCCTGGGTCGACGGCTGCTCCCGCCTCAAGGCCTTCCGCGCCGTCGTCCTCCCGCTGCTGCGCCCCGGACTGATCGCCGTCGGCTCCTTCGCCTTCGTGCACAGCTGGAACCACTTCCTGTTCGCCCTGATGTTCCTCAGCGAGCAGGACAAGCAGACGATCCCGGTCGGCCTCAACACCCTCATCGGCGCGGACAGCGTCGACCTGGGCGCACTCGCCGCGGGCGGCGTCATCGCCGCGGTGCCCGTGGTCATCGTCTTCGCCTTCATCCAGAAGTGGCTCATCACGGGTTTCAGCGCCGGCGCGGTGAAGGGATGA
- a CDS encoding pectate lyase family protein has translation MPARMCHPRAIAVVLGCASLALTVSAPAQAGPAPHGDRHGKGIERSVLPAKDGWAAAEGTTTGGARATPDHVYTVRDRAELIAAFEDAGDAPKIIRIAGTVHGNSDADGAPIDCEAYETDGYTLEKYLAAYDPAVWGRDEVPSGPLEDARAASAKLQKAAVNVEVPSHTTLIGVGANPTVIGASLQVKGVSDVIVRNLTFEDTYDCFPQWDPTDGDEGAWNSEYDNLVVHGSSHVWVDHNTFSDGDRHDADQPHYFGQVYQQHDGLFDIVRGADLVTVSWNVLRDHDKTMLIGNSDSASADDRGKLRVTLHHNLFQDVKERAPRVRFGKVDSYNNHFVATEGSPYGYTYGIGAESQLVAEHNAFTVAGGIDKATILKKWSESSLTAGDNYVNGRKTDLIAVHNAGVPAEQLTEGAGWTPRLRTRIDHPRTVPALVDRGAGAGRATGH, from the coding sequence ATGCCCGCACGCATGTGTCACCCCCGCGCCATCGCCGTGGTGCTGGGCTGCGCCTCGCTCGCCCTGACCGTGAGCGCCCCCGCCCAGGCCGGTCCAGCCCCGCACGGCGACCGGCACGGCAAGGGGATCGAACGCTCCGTACTCCCCGCCAAGGACGGCTGGGCCGCCGCCGAGGGGACCACCACGGGTGGCGCGAGGGCCACCCCCGACCACGTCTACACCGTGCGGGACCGCGCCGAACTCATCGCCGCCTTCGAGGACGCGGGAGACGCGCCGAAGATCATCAGAATCGCGGGCACCGTCCACGGGAACTCCGACGCGGACGGCGCCCCGATCGACTGCGAGGCGTACGAGACGGACGGCTACACCCTGGAGAAGTACCTCGCCGCCTACGACCCCGCCGTCTGGGGCAGGGACGAGGTCCCCTCAGGACCGCTTGAGGACGCCCGCGCGGCCTCGGCGAAGCTCCAGAAGGCCGCCGTCAACGTCGAGGTCCCCTCCCACACCACACTGATCGGGGTCGGTGCCAACCCCACGGTGATCGGCGCGAGCCTTCAGGTGAAGGGGGTCTCCGACGTCATCGTCCGTAACCTGACCTTCGAGGACACCTACGACTGCTTCCCGCAGTGGGACCCCACGGACGGGGACGAGGGCGCCTGGAACTCCGAGTACGACAACCTCGTGGTCCACGGCTCCAGCCATGTCTGGGTCGACCACAACACCTTCAGTGACGGCGACCGGCACGACGCCGACCAGCCCCACTACTTCGGCCAGGTGTACCAGCAGCACGACGGACTCTTCGACATCGTGCGCGGCGCCGATCTCGTCACCGTCTCCTGGAACGTCCTGAGGGACCACGACAAGACCATGCTCATCGGCAACAGCGACAGCGCCTCGGCCGACGACCGGGGCAAGCTCCGCGTCACGCTGCACCACAATCTCTTCCAGGACGTCAAGGAACGCGCGCCGCGAGTCCGCTTCGGCAAGGTCGACTCGTACAACAACCACTTCGTCGCCACCGAGGGAAGCCCCTACGGCTACACCTACGGCATCGGTGCCGAGTCCCAACTCGTCGCCGAGCACAACGCGTTCACGGTCGCCGGCGGCATCGACAAGGCGACCATACTGAAGAAGTGGTCGGAGTCCTCGCTCACCGCGGGGGACAACTACGTCAACGGAAGGAAGACCGACCTGATCGCCGTCCACAACGCGGGGGTGCCCGCTGAGCAGCTCACCGAGGGCGCCGGCTGGACGCCGCGGCTGCGCACGCGGATCGACCACCCGCGCACCGTCCCCGCCCTCGTGGACCGCGGGGCCGGAGCGGGGAGGGCGACCGGCCACTGA
- a CDS encoding DUF6807 domain-containing protein, with protein MTTALLSCAGRTVGRYGYRSEEDGRPRLHPVTTLAGVPVTEERPADHLHHLGASVAVPDVAGHNFWGGRTFVRGRGPVELDNHGVQRHIGWKLRDPDGFVEELSWEADGTELLREYRTVAATGLSATAWALDLSFSLTNRGGTDLSIGSPATNGRPGAGYGGFFWRAPKEAAPPTVFSAALDGEEAVHGSSADWLALAGDGWTLVFAGATDETRRDPWFVRATEYPGVGSSLAPDRRLPVKAGATVVRRIVTVVADGGLDRETAAAYVRKAVTA; from the coding sequence ATGACCACGGCACTCCTCAGCTGCGCGGGCCGCACCGTCGGCCGCTACGGCTACCGGTCAGAGGAGGACGGCCGGCCCCGCCTCCACCCCGTCACGACACTCGCCGGCGTCCCCGTCACCGAGGAACGTCCCGCCGACCACCTCCACCACCTCGGGGCCTCCGTCGCCGTACCCGATGTGGCGGGACACAACTTCTGGGGCGGCCGTACCTTCGTACGCGGCCGGGGGCCCGTCGAACTCGACAACCACGGGGTCCAGCGCCACATCGGCTGGAAGCTGCGGGACCCGGACGGCTTCGTGGAGGAGCTGAGCTGGGAGGCCGACGGCACCGAACTCCTGCGTGAGTACCGCACGGTGGCCGCCACCGGGCTCTCCGCGACCGCCTGGGCACTGGACCTCTCCTTCTCGCTCACCAACCGGGGCGGAACGGACCTGTCCATCGGCAGTCCGGCCACCAACGGCCGCCCGGGCGCCGGATACGGCGGTTTCTTCTGGCGCGCGCCCAAGGAGGCGGCGCCGCCCACCGTGTTCAGCGCGGCCCTCGACGGCGAGGAAGCGGTGCACGGCAGCAGCGCGGACTGGCTGGCCCTCGCGGGGGACGGCTGGACGCTGGTCTTCGCGGGCGCGACCGACGAGACCCGGCGCGACCCCTGGTTCGTCCGTGCCACCGAGTACCCGGGGGTCGGCTCCTCCCTCGCGCCCGACCGGCGGCTCCCCGTCAAGGCGGGCGCCACCGTCGTACGCAGGATCGTCACCGTCGTCGCCGACGGCGGACTCGACAGGGAGACCGCCGCCGCATACGTACGCAAGGCGGTGACCGCGTGA
- a CDS encoding SigE family RNA polymerase sigma factor, which translates to MGTVLDDAAAEFHTFFEEHYAELVRLARSLTGEADAADDLAAEALTALWDHWDRVRQADHPAAYARGVVANLARTRIRSAVRERRRIALFWGPLGDGDGYTVDDPDVSTVVDVQGALRRLSFRKRACVVLRYSFDLSALDTSLVLGISVGTVKSQTSRGLAELQRLLVPETPVAA; encoded by the coding sequence GTGGGCACAGTCTTGGACGATGCCGCTGCCGAGTTCCACACGTTCTTCGAGGAGCACTACGCGGAACTCGTCCGGCTGGCCCGATCGCTGACCGGTGAGGCCGACGCGGCGGACGACCTGGCGGCCGAGGCGCTGACCGCGCTCTGGGACCACTGGGACCGGGTCAGACAGGCCGACCACCCGGCCGCTTACGCCAGAGGCGTCGTCGCCAACCTGGCCCGTACGCGGATCCGCAGCGCCGTACGGGAGCGCCGCAGGATCGCGCTGTTCTGGGGGCCGCTCGGTGACGGGGACGGGTACACCGTCGACGATCCGGACGTCTCCACCGTGGTGGATGTCCAGGGCGCCCTGCGCCGGCTGTCGTTCCGCAAGCGGGCGTGCGTGGTGCTGCGGTACTCCTTCGACCTGTCCGCGCTGGACACCTCCCTGGTCCTCGGGATATCGGTCGGTACGGTGAAGAGTCAGACCTCGCGCGGTCTGGCGGAGCTACAGCGGCTCCTCGTACCCGAGACGCCGGTGGCCGCGTGA
- a CDS encoding carbohydrate ABC transporter permease, whose protein sequence is MAPSAAVATPPPKAPRRRTASPRRLPYLLIAPAGLLMLGFIAYPVISVFYYSLRHYNVTKPWRNGFAGLDNFTRIFTEDDQFWPTLGFSAQWVFTQVALQLALGLALALIVNQSFIGRGISRAMVFSPWAVSGVLTSTIWILLYNSSTGFSRYLADAGIGEYGTSVLSDTGTVFWAATVSELWRGVPFFAILILADLQSVSKELYEAASVDGAGRLRQFFHITLPHLRDAIVLATLLRGVWEFNNVDLLYTLTGGGPAGETTTLPLYVANTGIEGHDFGYASALTTVAFVILLFCSILYLRLSKFGGDRK, encoded by the coding sequence ATGGCCCCATCCGCCGCCGTGGCCACACCGCCGCCCAAAGCGCCACGGCGCCGCACGGCGAGCCCCCGCCGCCTGCCGTATCTGCTGATCGCGCCCGCGGGGCTGCTGATGCTTGGCTTCATCGCCTACCCGGTGATCAGCGTCTTCTACTACAGCCTGCGCCACTACAACGTCACCAAGCCGTGGCGGAACGGCTTCGCCGGACTCGACAACTTCACCCGGATCTTCACCGAGGACGACCAGTTCTGGCCGACGCTCGGCTTCAGCGCCCAATGGGTCTTCACCCAGGTCGCCCTGCAACTGGCCCTCGGCCTCGCGCTCGCCCTGATCGTCAACCAGAGCTTCATCGGGCGCGGCATCTCCCGGGCCATGGTCTTCTCGCCCTGGGCCGTCTCCGGAGTCCTGACAAGCACCATCTGGATCCTGCTCTACAACTCCTCGACCGGCTTCAGCCGCTACCTCGCCGACGCGGGGATCGGCGAGTACGGCACGTCGGTGCTCTCGGACACGGGGACCGTCTTCTGGGCGGCCACCGTCTCCGAACTCTGGCGCGGCGTCCCCTTCTTCGCCATCCTCATCCTCGCCGACCTGCAGTCCGTCTCCAAGGAGTTGTACGAGGCGGCATCGGTCGACGGCGCCGGGCGGCTGCGGCAGTTCTTCCACATCACCCTCCCGCACCTGCGGGACGCGATCGTCCTCGCCACACTGCTGCGCGGGGTCTGGGAGTTCAACAACGTCGACCTGCTGTACACCCTCACCGGCGGCGGGCCCGCGGGCGAGACCACCACTCTGCCGCTCTATGTCGCCAACACCGGGATCGAGGGGCACGACTTCGGATACGCCTCCGCGCTCACCACCGTCGCCTTCGTGATCCTCCTCTTCTGCTCGATTCTCTACCTGCGCCTGAGCAAGTTCGGAGGCGACCGAAAATGA
- a CDS encoding Gfo/Idh/MocA family protein, which produces MAESPSETPLPVVLAGARGHGRRHLANIRRLQHLRVVKLVGICDTAPLTTDELDAFAGEPPEQSADFGALLDSTGARAAIICTPIQTHTGLALTAAARGVHLLLEKPPAATWADYVRTAEAVSAAGIACQVGFQSFGSHAVPAIKSLVRSGAIGEVTGVGAAGAWIRDDAYFRRAPWAGRRRLDGSDVVDGVLTNPLAHAVATALELAGRGRADDVVTMETELFRAHDIEADDTSCVRVTTEGGLQVTAAVTLCAERAGEPYVIVHGERGRVVLWYKQDRVLVQRAGHGPEETVYGRTDLLENLVDHLARSAPLLVPLERVGAFMRVVEAVRTAPEPAALPARAWETREDGADGGVRRTVHGIDDLVTAGAETLSLFSELGAPWARADEVITP; this is translated from the coding sequence ATGGCCGAGAGCCCGAGCGAAACGCCCCTCCCCGTCGTCCTGGCCGGTGCCAGAGGCCACGGCCGCCGGCACCTCGCCAACATCCGCCGCCTCCAGCACCTCCGCGTGGTCAAGCTGGTCGGGATCTGCGACACCGCCCCGCTGACCACCGACGAACTCGACGCCTTCGCCGGTGAACCGCCCGAGCAGTCCGCCGATTTCGGGGCCCTCCTCGACTCCACCGGGGCGCGGGCCGCGATCATCTGCACCCCCATCCAGACCCACACGGGGCTTGCCCTGACCGCCGCAGCCCGCGGTGTCCACCTTCTCCTTGAGAAACCGCCGGCCGCGACCTGGGCCGACTACGTCCGGACGGCCGAGGCCGTCAGCGCGGCGGGCATCGCCTGCCAGGTGGGATTCCAGTCCTTCGGCTCGCACGCCGTGCCCGCCATCAAGAGCCTCGTACGCTCCGGCGCCATCGGCGAGGTGACCGGTGTGGGCGCCGCGGGTGCCTGGATCCGCGACGACGCCTACTTCCGCCGTGCGCCCTGGGCGGGCCGGCGCAGGCTCGACGGGAGCGACGTGGTCGACGGCGTGCTCACCAACCCCCTCGCCCACGCCGTCGCGACCGCGCTCGAACTCGCCGGACGCGGGAGAGCCGACGACGTGGTGACCATGGAGACCGAGCTGTTCCGGGCCCACGACATCGAGGCGGACGACACCAGCTGCGTCCGCGTCACCACCGAGGGCGGCCTCCAGGTCACCGCCGCCGTCACCCTCTGCGCCGAGCGGGCGGGCGAACCGTACGTGATCGTCCACGGTGAGCGGGGCCGGGTCGTCCTCTGGTACAAGCAGGACCGCGTCCTCGTCCAGCGCGCGGGCCACGGGCCCGAGGAGACCGTGTACGGGAGGACCGACCTCCTGGAGAACCTGGTCGACCACCTGGCCCGCTCCGCACCGCTCCTCGTTCCACTGGAGCGTGTCGGCGCGTTCATGCGGGTCGTCGAGGCCGTACGCACCGCGCCAGAACCCGCCGCTCTCCCGGCGCGGGCATGGGAGACCCGCGAGGACGGGGCGGACGGCGGGGTGCGGCGCACCGTGCACGGGATCGACGACCTGGTCACCGCAGGGGCAGAGACACTCAGCCTCTTCTCCGAACTGGGCGCCCCCTGGGCGCGGGCCGACGAGGTGATCACCCCATGA